ATAACCTTGTATTAGAAAAATCATCAAGCTGTCCTAAGCAAGCATGGTGATCAGAACTAATGTCATGTTGAGAGGAGAGGCCTTTGTTCGCGAAAGATAGTAATCAATAGACTGAGGTTGAAAGATTTgtccaatttttttgttatatcttttttaatgttcttttttcttgttatttttattttgatacaggAAGCGGCGAAAAAACAGCTGTCCGCTACTAAGGCAGCATAGAAATCGGACATTCCGACTCTGAGATATTTTGGtgcgtttttttttcatgtttttttctttatctttattttgcACTTGTTTCTTCTGCTCATGTATGTAGCCTACATGTATTCTCCagcaaataataatacttatttgtgtgatgtgaaaatagtttaattttaataccaGTACGCTATTTCAGAGACGAAGAGAGCTTCAGGATGAAAAGAGGGAGGACTTTTACGTGCCGGGCGAATAGTGAACAAATTCCATGCCTGCTTACCTTAGATGCCCggcattttataataatatttatagtgatatataactgttttttgttatattataatttggagaccgataaaaataaatggtataaaaaataaaagtttccgaccttctcctttttgggaagttggtaaaaaatatattttaatgctcgatctattttataaataggcAAGCCTCTTCAGccattttaaaaaatcaattttcagGGAATCCAATGGTTAAGCTAAGTCTATTTGACCTCTTGAATGAGTTTTCTTCATGTATTTTTGTCTATGTTTGTGTCGTTGAGTACAAAAaagtgtttgtttttgtatcgtCATTTTATTCCTTTAATTAAAAGCCCTcaagatttaattttaataaattaaatgcttTTTGCAAGTTACGCAAAATATTCACATTTCTCTTTTCCATGAAATTCGGTCTCCGATTACTTATAGCTTCGTAGTAACTACATTTTCgtggtttaatttttatatttaaaatataaattgtattttgttgATGTACCCAAAATGTAATCAAGTAAACAAAATCCACATTGTGTAGGTATAtcgttttgtatgtttttgttatgtattttataaaatgttcacTATGAATGTTGTTTTGTagctcatttatttttcaataaatgtacaaaatctaaccagatttattttatttactgaccGTGTAAGTATTCCTATCAACTCAATATGCAAGCCTGTGGGAATTTAATTATCGATCGATCACACAttgaatgagggttttctaaaatggcgtccacgaggtggcagcaccgagtcgtcaggtccaggtaactgtcaaagtgcttatctttactatgaatagtgaacgattttagtgtttttttttattttataattaaagcactgcattattgttttactattgaggttgagtaaataaaaaaaactaaatcatattgtgttaacaaatttttcaacaagcttttccttagtaccagtgacttttgcaccctctctcttatatttttagttcggaaaccttattctgaccgtagtccataataaaatcaataacacttccaatataacagaagttcaataaacaataagttcggaccctacaattccatactatttgacagctgtttggacctgaactgacgcatacgaagcgccgcctggcggcagaaaaagtatcgaaaaccctcattgccTATCAGCCAAGTATGACCACTTTATAGGTACACCCCCACCCAAGTTCAAAATTCCTAGTCAAAAGTGTCGTTGAATAAAAACGTTAACTGTGTATGGGTTTTTATTAATGTTACACAATGTACATACAATGGTTTATACCCTTCTATAAGTATAGCTATCAAACGCACCGAACTTGCCTCTGAAGTTGATAACTAAGTACCTTTAACTTTATGTAGTGATGCATTTGGCAGTGTAAAAAAGTCCACATAATGTTGACCTCCCAGGATTCATCTGATCACGTCAGAAATACTGCCAATAACTCTTTATTCATTCCATAACACAATAGACGTGTATTGGCAATTTATTCCCAAAAAGGGACTGGCTTAATTTCAATATACTCTCAAAGCGGACTTTTCTCGGAGGGTGTAATTTTGGTCAAGCGGTACTACGTGATCGGGATGCGATACAGTACACTTATCTCACTCAAGTACTCGTTTAAAAGCTTACCAACCTTTTTGAGATGTAGTTAGGATGAAAGATCAATTTGTAAACTGAATGCAGCTTGCTACCAGAGGTCGGTCAAAATGTTTGTGCAGAAGTGCTGATAGGCTTTAGAAGTATTTAGATAAGATCTAAATTGACCCACTCCTATATTCTTGGTGGCTCCATAAATAAGTATTTCGAAAAAGGATCTTCAAATAAAGAAGGTCGCAAGAATTAATTACAAACCTTCTTGCAACAACGGATGTATCAAAGAGGTTTCACCTAAAATCCAAACCaggcataataaaaaaataaatcccaAATTTCAAAATCGAAACGTCACACAACgtcaaaatttcaataaaaatgtgaacataaaaatataacaaaccaCAGCAAGACAAAAAAATAGCAGTGATGCAGTTACTACACGAAAACAAGACTCACTTGATGACAGCGAAGGATAGGAGCATGAGTACCAATATGAGTGTCAAGGACTTGTCCGACAATATGGAGGTGAAGGAGAAAAGGTCCTCGGACGCGTCTTTGCTCCTCATGAACCCGGTGGCGAGTGGAGACAACGTGACCACCGGGCTCAACTCCGCTCATAAGCTGAAGGAAGAACTGCCGCCCCTAGTACCGTGCTGTGAAGGGAGAGAACTGCAGGCAAGTACTTACCTTTTAGCTAATTATGTTAGTAGTAGACGCCATCCCATTAGCATTGCTCCTATGTCATGCATGCGGCCCAGACGAACATGATCGTAAGACCATGCGTAAATACTCATATCTGCGAAATGTCCATTTGAACGTCGTGCGATCATGCAATGTTGAAGAATCTATTTATAAACTATTTTTACGTTTTCTTCTTGATAAAACATGCCGATGCTCTGCTCTGGCTTACCTACCTGTTACCAAGAAAActcatttatattaaaattaaacagacGATAGAAGGATTCGTTTGAACGGTTCCAAGAAAGTACAGAATAAAATGTCAAGGCAATACTTCTGTTAGTTTAGCTTTGGCcacaaaagatatttaaaaatgtttcagGAAAAAACGATTAATAGTTTCGAGGAAGGGAGGCAATCATAAAAAATGCTCTTGAGGGCTATTGACGCAATTTTATATCAACAACCCTTGGGATAACTATTCAATCTTCACAGAAATTGTTTGAATTATTAGCTCTTGGAAATAAGATCTTGCCTATCTCATTAAAGTGGTTTTTCTTGTAGGAAACTTATCAAAACCTACATGGTTTGCTTAGGTAGGTACACTTACAGAACAAAAGAGCTGGCTTCCGATTATTTGATTTAGAAATGCAAGTGTACAAGGTAGAAACAAGAGCCAGTAGGTATCACTATCTATTCAGAAAAACACTCCTTTCATATTATATATTCTCATAGTAGATTTCAAGGCGCCAAATTTCTAAAGCTATCAATAACACACAATATTAAAGTCTGGTTCCCGCATAAAATGAGTGCGATCCCATCTCCTACTGATTGATGTGCTCCAATATACGCGGGTTCGCAGTCCATATGCGACATACTTTATTCAACGCGAACATTGATTTAATGTCAAACAGAATGTCGAAGTTGTCCTTAATTCATTCATGCGGGAATGAACATTTACAAAGTTCATTCGATTCTTTGTCATGAAGAACTTTTACTGAGAACTAACATTAAATTTCTATTCATAGGTTTCATTTCGTATTTAGGTACCCATAGGTAACTTCGAGTAGAaagttaatttacttttaaatactttcctaggtaaatacttaagtaataGCTTTTCACAAGTCAACGCAACTTGCGAGGTATTCCATAAGTCAATGAACTTGTATTCCACAGAAAGCGAACTGAATTAAAATATCCTACTTTGCTTTTCTCAACAACCACCCAAATAGTCTAAAGAGCCTAAACACAAAACTGTCTGTAAACTTTTGAGAAGGTTTGTAAGTAGGTGGGTACTTACGCCTATTTACAAAACTTAGAATAATTGTATTTCATCAAAACTTGGCATAAATTAATGTTATCGGACTTAAAGCTATCGAAACTCAAGTTTCACAAGATTCTattgttttcaaattaattaaccaTGCCAAAAGAAatatctaggtaggtacttactaccAAATTCCTTTAGTTAATGATTGGTAAAGTATTTATTGTGTTAATAAGGAGCGATGTTCGAaaatactatgtattttttacctaccttgacttgtattcagagactttggtacctacataaattgttCCAAGCCTTTCAGTCGTTCCATTTAGCAAATATCATAGAACTTACCGCTCGTTTTCAGAAATTCCTAGAATCCAATTCAAAAGGAAACCAAATAATTTCGCCAATTTCTGTTTCCCGAGAAACATAGCTTTCTCCGAATTTTAACAAACTAAAATGAATTTGGAACTTGAAACTCGTTAGGGATTTGAAGATTACCTGTTTAGAAGATTATTAATCTAATTATAATCCAGATTTGGCACTTGTAGTCGGGGTTGGGTTAGTGTGAGAGGTAAGGTTACACGGTAAaactcaaaattatttacacaagcctcaattacaaaacattcaaaatCCGCCATCACTATCAAACTAATATCGTACGACCAATCAGTGGCCGGCCAGGCCACGTGACTATACGCGTAAAAGGGCATTTGGTTATATTGATACGTTCGGAGATATCACCAGCTATACACTTGATTGAagttatttcataaacgttttCCATTTTCCAGGGAATAGTTTAGTTAAAAGCGTTTTTCGAACTGTGAATTATTGAACTTTAGTTACATGCACTGTAGTTAAGGAGATATTTATTAGTTGAATGGAACCTAATAGAACCTACCTCCCTAGTTTCCTCCCAGGGTTAGATTAAAATTTCCGATAACTAATGGCTAACGACTACGAGTTTTCACTACTACGAGGCAGCGACTTTTTTcgtcataaaaaaattacaataaggATATGAATCCAAATATGTAgacttaaaagtaaatattcctTTGACAATCTGGTGCAGATTAATGAGGACCTGGTGCGAAGTGGACTCTCAGCGATTTCCGTGAAACACGACAGCGTGATACAATGTTTGAGCATGTCACGCGCCTGCGAGAGGATGCAAATACCGCCCGGCCTCGTTAAGGTACCCTGTTTACTTATTTAGATGAACATCGTTGGTTTAGAAATCTTGTCATATGCCTTAAACCTTCTGTTGTCAACTTTGCAGCTTTGTTTTGGAAACCCAAAAACTAGGAATGATTAAGTCTTGTAACTagagattttttaaatcatgtCATTTTATGTAGTCATTTTATGTACCAAAGCGGAGCAGGGAATTTTAGAGCCAATAGAATTTCTTCGCTCAGGGGTAGATAGGTACCACTCTTAGTGGGCGGAGATGAGATGTTTGAATAACACAATTCTAATGGTTGATTAAAAACTTCTCCGTCCCGCTCTGCATTGGTGGAGGCTGAAACATACCTCTTATAAGTAATTCTAAAACCTAAAAATATGTCTTCGGTCAGCATCGAAACTCCTTCCGGAGTCTCCACCGGCCCGATTTGAAGCGTGTGCCGTATCTGCGTCGCATGTCACCTGATGAACTGGAAACACTATTCCGTGGTTACGCTGACTTGCCCACGAGAGGGATTCCCAAAAATGGTAAATTTTACAGTTCAAgacttaactataaaaaaataatttacctaaGCATCATTTAGTCCCCGGGTGAAACGAGTTTCAGCCAAGATGATGTTGGCTGGGTCTATGGAAGTAGGTATAGCTTTGCCGAAGAACTCTTACAACAGAGCGAGATGCGTTCTTTGCTCGACAAGGTTTGCCGTCTTATCGTTTTAAACCTTCCAGGTATAGAACATTTTACAGGGTTTCTATCCATTACTTTTTAATTGAAGTTTAAATTTCAGACGTTCGAGAGGAAATTCCCAAAGTGTCTCTGCCGCCCGATGAGAACGGACAAGGAAAAGAATTGAATAAAGTCAAGGAAGCTTGCAGACCAGATGAGGGTTTGAATTATTTCATATACCTACTGAGCACAAAGTTGTCAATTCTTTAGTTCGTTGGCACATAGATTTTTCCGAAGCTGCATACTTTACAAGCATTGGTGCATTACCCTATGTAGgcaatataagtaggtaggtactatcgATGTTGTTCAACGTTGAAATAGAATCCGAAATCTGACCTATTACAtgatatttcttttttcattgATTTTGGACTCTGATTCAAAGACGACAATGACGATAACAGTTTGACAGTAAAACAATCTCTAACTTCACTTCAATATCTGTCCCGGCTTTTTGCAGGTAACGGTGCGAACGCCCTGCTCCCGATTCTGGAG
Above is a window of Helicoverpa zea isolate HzStark_Cry1AcR chromosome 1, ilHelZeax1.1, whole genome shotgun sequence DNA encoding:
- the LOC124637311 gene encoding uncharacterized protein LOC124637311, with the protein product MQLLHENKTHLMTAKDRSMSTNMSVKDLSDNMEVKEKRSSDASLLLMNPVASGDNVTTGLNSAHKLKEELPPLVPCCEGRELQINEDLVRSGLSAISVKHDSVIQCLSMSRACERMQIPPGLVKHRNSFRSLHRPDLKRVPYLRRMSPDELETLFRGYADLPTRGIPKNDVREEIPKVSLPPDENGQGKELNKVKEACRPDEGNGANALLPILETRSGAEDVPAGMRLHGARARLYTSVLAGARAGDQLDTNIHDSSGISNHEEYDNRVPEDSVPDEEVQLNEELQIILPPRYDDVTADSSITTTTTDQSIS